One Cryptomeria japonica chromosome 9, Sugi_1.0, whole genome shotgun sequence genomic window carries:
- the LOC131079573 gene encoding fasciclin-like arabinogalactan protein 4 has translation MDRRGWATLVWLVCMVCVGSGFNITTYLSKHPDLATFNNLLTATNVAGEINNRSSLTILALSNTQLEPFISSFGGNLPTQEVSDVLRYHVLLEYLDWDRLQQMTMAGTLVTTLYQTTGRAPGNTGAVNITTVSGQVRIGMPIPGAGYNSTIVGLVDKFPYVVSIARISSMILPFGFDLSGSPAPTSVGFNVTDALVKANNFNFFVSLMEASGVVYEFQSEEAGAGITIFAPTDDAFSALNPETLQGLTADKKALILKYHVLLSYYPLGSLQTIVNPVQPTLATQAMGASSYTLNITQIHGDVAVNTGIVQAPVTETVFDQKPLAIFAVPKVLLPREIFGSKTAPTPSPAPAPANFPFQSPGPSPFTGISQPPISVPAFPKPPISIPAFPQPPISVPAFPRQPISVPPAFSPFIPPVTPFLSPSFPPIRGSTAPSPSIFAARPATPPSTVTPTPMASFSPPPFPSMSTGTAITAPSPSPFLAGVGKISSAAPVNCIVGTAVLGFMALFTVNLLLENV, from the coding sequence ATGGATAGGAGGGGATGGGCGACGCTGGTGTGGTTGGTGTGCATGGTTTGTGTAGGGAGTGGTTTCAATATCACGACATACCTGTCGAAGCATCCGGATTTGGCGACATTTAACAATCTGTTGACGGCGACGAATGTTGCAGGGGAGATCAACAACCGTAGCTCGCTAACGATCCTGGCGCTGTCAAATACGCAGCTGGAGCCCTTCATTTCGAGCTTCGGGGGAAATCTGCCAACCCAGGAGGTTTCCGATGTGCTACGGTACCATGTTCTGTTGGAATACCTGGACTGGGATCGGCTGCAgcagatgaccatggcaggaactCTGGTGACCACATTGTACCAGACCACCGGCCGGGCGCCCGGCAACACGGGAGCCGTGAACATCACGACCGTCAGCGGGCAGGTGAGGATCGGAATGCCTATTCCAGGTGCTGGATATAATTCCACCATTGTTGGTCTGGTGGACAAATTCCCCTACGTTGTGAGCATTGCGAGGATCAGCTCCATGATTTTGCCCTTCGGCTTTGATCTCTCGGGCTCCCCTGCACCCACCTCCGTCGGCTTCAATGTCACCGACGCGCTCGTCAAGGCCAACAATTTCAACTTCTTCGTCTCCCTCATGGAGGCCTCTGGCGTGGTGTATGAATTCCAGTCCGAGGAAGCGGGCGCCGGAATCACCATTTTCGCCCCCACAGACGACGCCTTCTCAGCTCTGAATCCGGAGACCTTACAGGGCCTAACGGCGGACAAGAAGGCGCTGATTCTCAAATACCATGTTTTGCTTTCCTATTACCCGCTCGGATCTTTACAGACCATTGTTAATCCTGTGCAGCCGACTTTAGCGACTCAAGCAATGGGGGCTTCCAGTTACACTCTCAACATTACTCAAATTCACGGTGATGTCGCCGTCAATACAGGCATAGTTCAGGCGCCTGTTACAGAAACGGTCTTTGATCAGAAACCCCTCGCCATTTTTGCTGTCCCCAAAGTTTTACTACCCAGAGAAATCTTCGGATCAAAAACTGCCCCAACTCCATCTCCCGCGCCTGCCCCGGCAAATTTTCCTTTCCAATCCCCGGGCCCGTCTCCTTTTACCGGGATTTCCCAACCCCCAATTTCCGTTCCTGCATTTCCCAAGCCCCCaatttctattcctgcatttccccaACCCCCAATTTCCGTTCCTGCATTTCCTCGACAACCAATTTCTGTTCCTCCTGCATTTTCCCCATTTATTCCCCCTGTTACGCCATTTTTATCCCCCTCATTTCCCCCAATTCGGGGCAGCACAGCTCCAAGCCCGTCGATTTTTGCTGCACGGCCTGCAACGCCACCATCCACTGTGACGCCGACGCCAATGGCTTCGTTTTCTCCTCCGCCGTTTCCGAGCATGTCTACTGGTACCGCCATTACAGCGCCCTCCCCGTCGCCATTTCTTGCAGGGGTGGGGAAGATCAGTAGTGCAGCTCCGGTGAATTGCATCGTCGGTACAGCGGTTTTGGGTTTCATGGCTCTTTTCACGGTTAACTTGCTGCTGGAAAACGTTTGA